In the genome of Fusarium poae strain DAOMC 252244 chromosome 1, whole genome shotgun sequence, the window GCCATATTCCACCTGAAGCGGTAAGTGGAGATATGTATTACATCCAATACAGCGTTGATGAATGATCTCATTCTAGACAAATGCAGCGTTTTTACACAATTTGTCAAGGTTCAGTCTCTCTATCTTGATTCTCATAGGCTTTGGAACCTGCGGAGCTGGTAGAGGAAGGATCTTGGCTAAATCAGAAGTACCTGCTAGATATCAAGAATGAGTCTGCTTGTGGTGCTAGCTAGGTATCTAGGAAGAGAGGTTGTGAGTTCTGTTGATTGTATAATATACAGTACCTCGTATCTCGCATCTCTTGATAATTTCTATCTACCCTTTGATTATTTGGTCTAGCCATCCGTGATATTATTCTTTCTGTGCAGCGGTCTGGCCTGTCGATATCATCTCCATATGGTTGAGTTTACCTGTCATCGCCACTACTTACTATCAAACACTCGACTATTgttcaccgataaaagtccCAGGTCTTCCTGTTGGGTTTCAACTAAAAAGACTATCCCTGAAGCTGTTCAGATCCCAGTCAACTCTCTGCCAGAATCGCATCACCATGAACTTCGCCAACGACATGGCTCCTGAGCCAACAACATTCAGCCTCCACCGACGAGCAAGATCAAAAGATGAGTTGGTCATATCGATCGCACCTGACGCCGTTTGCGGATACATCTCGGAGCGACCTGGTGCTCAAAGAGCTTGCCCGGCAGATGACCACTGCTACTTTATGAAGTTGCCGTTGACTGGACAGATTGCATGTTGCGACAACTTGACTTGTCATTACAATGCTAATTGCATAAACTCGAAAGAGTACTTTCAGTCGAGTAAATGTAGCGACGGCTGTGAAGTAGATACCTTCACTCTGAAATGGTAACGTCAAAGTCCTTACCAGCCTTTAAGATAGCCTGCTAATAGGAAGTATAGCACCAATTCTAGCGCTCCCTACTGCAATACAGTGGCATGGGAAGGAAATATCACCGACTATTGGTGCAACGACATTGACATCACGACCGTACAAAGCGCTGCTCTTACCTACAAAGGCCAAGTAGATCTTCCGGAGTTTTCTACACTAAATCAGGAAGATTTGAGTTCTCTGGAATCACAAATGAGCAAAGCAAAGACAGCAGGCACCGCTTATGGAGTCCCAGAGCAAACATCAGAGCAAACATCGGGGTCGACTGCCATTGAGACCAGCgctgatgatggtggtaGTTCAGAGACACCAGTGGCCGCAATAGTAGGGGGCACAGTCAGTGGTGTCGCTGTGCTTGCTGCAACAGGGTTGGGActattcttcttcctccgtcgcagcaagaagaagaagcagagcAAAGCTGCAAGTGCGCCGGGGTACCAGCAATCACCTGAGAACAAGTCTCCTTGGTCTCCTGGACAGCAATCAGGTGCGCCTTATTATTATGACCCAACCAACCCCCAGAGCAATATCAGCCCCGACTCGCAGTACGTGTATCCTCAAGCTGCTGGGTTTTCGCCTCAGCAGAATGTTGTTCATGAAGCTGGTGGTGAGGCTGTGGATCCGAGCAGCCAACCCCAGGAGCTTCCGGCAAAGAAAGAGCCTGCGGAACTTGCATAAGTAGGTAGGAACCTTGGGAAGCGTGTCGTTGTTTGGAGTTTATTGGTAATGATtgtatataattttattggCTTTAAACATAGTGGTTGACCCAGATGTTTTGTCTCTCCACCATCAGGGCTGAGACAATCATGGGTATAATATTCTCAGTCAGTACCCgtaaagatgatgatggtttTCCCCATAATTTACaatctcttttttctttacaAGACGTCAGTCAGTCAATGTCTCTATTTTTGCAATCAATCATTGTGGATGTTGCCGATTAACAAGCCCCATTTCTATGCCAACTACGTCATGGCCTGACCTAAAAGACAAATTCAAAgattaggtaggtatccCTTTCACATGATACTATGTTATACATAGCTTGACTGCCTAGTATTCTCTACATACACGAGACAAATACtaaagacaacaacaacattacTTTTATGGTGGGTCGCATCTATCACATCTTATCACAACACACCACATCACCATATCATATCATGGCTGCCAAATGGTCCTTCAAGGCCCAACCAGGCATCTTTATCGAACTCACCGACATCGCTCATAACTACCCTGGAGAAAAAGTCACCACGCAACCAAACCTGGGCCTCATCCCCGACCAGTCATACCCTTCCGATGATCCAGATGCTTCCGATCAGCGGGATTGGGCCCGTCTCGCACGTTATGTGACATGGCTCAACAAGAATAGCTCCAAGAATGTCGCATACAAAATCTTATACTTGACGCGACACGGTCTTGGTGTCCATAACAAGATGCACGCTCAAGTAGGCTCAGAAGCATGGAATGTGAGTCATCTCCCTTCTCATACTTCCTTCCAGCACACAAACTCACAAAAAGACAGACAAGAGTGTCCTTCGAAAACGGGGACGGCAAAGAAACTTGGTTCGATGCCTTTCTCACTGAAGTAGGCGAGCAGCAAGCCAAAGATCTCAACACCTTTTGGACAGACCTCATCAAAGTCCAAGGCGCACCGCATCCCCAGACCTTCTACACCAGTCCTCTCGCTCGGTGTCTTCAGACAACAAACCTTGTATTTTCCTCCCTCATGGCCACGCAAACACCCCCTCAGCAACCAATTGTCAAGGAACTACTTCGGGAGAGAATCACACGCCACACGTGCGATTACAGGCGTCCCCGCACTTGGATAGCGGAAAACTATCCCAGCTACCAGATCGAGGATGGGttcgaggaggaggaccagTTTACCAACAGGCCGGATCCAGAGACGGATGAAGAGCACGTTGTGCGGAAGCAAAGGGCCATTGAGGATATTTTCAACGAGACGTCAAAAGACTGCGAGTTCATCTCTCTAACAGTGCACTCATATGCTATCCGGGCTATTCAGGGTGCTGTTGGGGCGGGTGTCTGCCGAACGAGGGAAGGAACCAGTGTTGCGTTGCTCGTCAGAGGTGAGAAGGATGTTGAGACAAACGACATAGACGGGATGGACATTAATGATTACGTCTCGGCTGATCCTGAGGCTGTGAGTTCACTAAGGAGATTTTCCATGTGAGCTCTGAACGTTGGAGGTGGAGGATACGTAATGAAATCAAAAGATTAGCTCAGCAATGACAGCGAATTGACTGCAATTCCTTTTTATTGAAAAAGTGCATTCTGTAATTAAACGCTCCCGGTCATTAAATGGGGCTGCATGAATTTCGAACTGGGACAAAGTTTGACAATGGAGAGCAAAGTAGATATAGACTCAGTTCGGTAAGATGTTCCTGATATTGATCATTCACGATATTCACGGAGAATAGTTTTGTTGTGAAGTTTTGGCATATGGCTAAAATATGATGCCAAAATTAATGAATAATGAAAAATTAAATCATGCCAAGCGGCATGCTCTGGTGTATAGAAAGTCCTGTCTCCCTTACGCTGTCATGAATCCAAAACGCCTTCTCTTGGCTCGCTATATCTCCCTCTCTTCGAAAGTAATCAAGAGTCGAATAGCGACTGAAAGAAAATGGAAAaatgtctttcttttctttcaaaGTCGTGTTTACCACCACTTGAACAGGGTGGAccacttcttccaagggCCGCGCCTGGAAGGGATCTTGTCCTCAGGAATAGAGATCTCGTAACCATCATCGATATCCTTAGAGACAGTCTTGGATGTGTATGAGTTGTCGTCGCTCTGAAGCCACTTGTTGAATCTACCCTTGTCCTTGTGGCGGTAAGAGTCAACAGGCTGAGGAAGAACCTTTGTGCATTCGGTAAgactgttgatgttgttgacacCCAAAAGACTGAGACGGACGTAGGCACGGGCGTAATCCTAAGAAAAGGTTAGCGATCTGGTAATGTGTCTGCAAATGGTTGAAACTTACCTCGTTCCAGGCAGCTTGGCCGGTGCTACCACTGGCAAAGGCCTCAAAGGCAGGCTTGGTGAGAGGGTGTTGGGCGAGAACCTCGTCGCTTGCAAACTTGTAGACACGCTTGGGGGCGTTCTGGTCGAGAGTCTGCTGGTAGAACAGAATATCCCAGACACCAGGGGTGCTATCCTGGGGATCACCGTCACGGTCGATGTTGGTGTGGTGCTGTTGGGAAGTTGTGTGCGCGCCGATGAGAGCTACGAGATCATCAGGGCCGATGGTCTTGTCCTTGAACAGGTTGATAAGAGTGAGAGCATCGGAGTCAACTCGAGGCAAGAGTCCTCCCAAGTTGGCCTTGGTGCTATCCTTGCGGCCGACGAAAGAGCGCACTCGGGGTCCAAGAGGGCAAGTGACAGCAGCAATGTTGGCACCCATCTGGATGAGATCGGCCATGGTGACCTGAGTGAAACCGTACGTGTTGTGGTACTTGTCGTAGATGGTTTGGTAGTACTCTCCAATCTGCTCAAGACCCTTGTTCTCGCCGCGGGTCAGCTCATTCGCAAGGATGATGGAACCATCAGCACCACCTCCTTGAGAAGCAGTCTTCAGAGACCAGGTACCAGCATCGTGAAAACCAATTCGAACAGCATAACGAGCCCATCGGGTGCAGCGACCAGCCTCACCCCTGAAGCGGTCTTGAAGTTCGTTAGAGATGTATTGCCACACGCAGCAGGTGTCGCGCCTGCACTGGTTGGTGTTCATAGATGGGCAGCCCAAGTAGCGCTCGCGGCTGGTAGGGTTGCCATTGCCTTGGAGGATTTTCTTGATATCACGACCGACTGAAGTGAGAGACTTGTCACTGACAGTGGTAAGATCCCCGATGAGGGAGTGAGCGTCGAAGCTGTCTCCAGTCCAACCACTCTGGCCTCCGCTTTGGCTTCCGCCGTTGCTCCAGCTGTCACTTCCACTGCTCTGGCCTGGCCATGAGGTAGAGCCTCCTCCATTGCTTTGACTTTGACCGTTACTCCAACTGTTACCTCCAGTCTGGCTTCCACTGTTGCTCCAGCTGTCGCCTCCACTGCTCTGGCTTCCACCACTGCCCCAGGTGTTTCCTCCACTGCTCTGGCTTCCACCACTACCCCAGGTGTTTCCTCCACTGCTCTTGGAAGGCCACTTGTTACTGTTCCAGCCACTTCCCCAGCTGCGGGCAGCAATTCGTTCGATTTCTTTGATAGTTTCTCCCATACCGGGGTGGGCGGCAGCCTCTGGGATAGGAGCAGCAGCCAAAGCGGCCGCGATGAGGACGGTGAACTTCATGGTATCGGCGGGAAAAGACTGTATTAAATTATTGATGGATTATGAGTGGAAGAATAAAATATTGTAAAAGAAAGACTGTAGTGCCTGTTGGCTCGTGGGTGAAAAGAGTGTGATATCAAGAACGAATGTATAAGAGAACGACAAGAGATGAGGGATCAACTCTTGATGAGACCCAAGATAACAGTGGGAATCATCCCGTATATATACGCCAAAGACTTGCTTGGTGAGTCCCATGTCTTCTTGAGTTGCTCTGAATAGACGCCGAGAGCTCTCGGCATGTCAGTTCCAGACCCCCAGTCTTTTCATCTAGCCTTGTTCTTAGTTTTGCAACTATAATGCCTCTATCTAGAGACAACACGATAAACGACGCTTAAATGACCCCTGCATCTCATCAGCGGGAGCGATTTGTGTCTAGAACCTGGATATGGGGACCCCTGTAGAGCAGGCTGTGTTAGTACTATCAGTGCGTAGTAATAGCTCAAATACCACTCGATGTTGTAATTTCTTCCCGAAAGGACAAGAGCTGCCTTTGTTCGTTTGCAGTTAGAGAAGAGGTCGTTTTGGCTTGAGTAAAGACGTTGTCATAGCGGGAATGTGGATCCCGGGTTGCGTGGAGAGCGTTGAGGCTTTGGCGCATGACGCCTCCTCCTATTAAAGAGCAAACTAAAGAGTCGTGTCGGCTGAAGCGGTTGATCATTCCCTGAATTGGGGTTTTGGCTGCTGTCCAGATCTCTTGGTAACGGGATTAGAACGGTCGCCCTGCAAGGATTGAAAGGTGACATCTGGTACATAGTAGAGCCAGCGAGGTTAACTGTAGGGAGCCATGCTAATATCGTACGATTTATGTGATATTCTGTCACTTTCATATTCATTGATGGCTTTGTGACAATATCACATCGCTCTCATTCGCCGACTGCTGTACGAATATAGTATCAGTCTCTCAGGGGATTGTGCAGCGTGTAAGATGATACGCTCACGAGTATCCACTTGGCGATCGACAATTCAAGACAGGTTCTGCCTCCTTTTGCTGGCCCGAGAATGTTTTCGTCATGAGCTGAAGAACCATTCGGATGGAAATTGCATTGCTCTCATTGGACATACAGCGACAATGCAGAGCAATATTGACTTGACTCCAGAGCATTCAAGGTAAGCGCCGAACGCCAAGTCTCGAATTGCGGTGGATCGAACATGACGGAGATGATCCTTGTTCAGGTGGATACGACTCCGATAGAGCGGGAGAAGCAATGCCCAGAAAGTGTTCACTGCCTCTTGTTTGACGTTTTTTTGCCATTGCTTCTGAGAATAGGAGAAGGAGGGGGAGATGAAGTGAGTGACTCGACGTTGTTTCTTGGTTCAGCCACTTTATCACATGACCAGCCACGAAGAATTGGGTTGCGACTTTCATCTTATGCTTAATTGCCTTCAATTCAACAATGATTAGATACCTACTAACTTTTGATGAATATCTTAACTCTGCAGGTAATTCCAAATACAAAGTCCAGACTCATCACTAACAAACCCCATAGATTGTCCCAAATCACAAAAAAGATCCAATCAATAcgtctttaaaagtaataaactAGCGAAGCCATTCAGAACTCTACCCCTGGCACTAAAACACAGTTGTGGCAACCCAACCAAAACGAGCCCTGCCTTTGTTGGAATAGCTCCCTCTATAATAGCATTTGGTCCACCGACGGCCGGACATAAACGGTGACTGATCACTTTGCCCTGTTCAAGGACCTGGACAGCTGAAAGATTTCTACGCGAAGTAGTACCGACGGATTCTGAAACAAATAGATGTGCCTCTCTTAGTACGCTGCTTGCCTCCCAAGATTCTGGACTATTCGTCAGAGTTTAGTGGGATCGTATTGAGTAACAGCGATTCGCCCATTGTCTGGTCAAACGTGGACATAGAACTGAAGAGCCACGGCCCTAAACATTCTTTCAGAGTGATCTGGTTGCTGTCGCGCTCCCAACGAATCAGGTACGTGGGGCGGATGATAACCACCATCTCGTTCAGCGCCGGATGATCTCCCGCAACCAGACTGATGAAAGGCCTGAGGCGGGATAAATGGGACACAAGAGAACTTTGGCTGAAAAGAGGTATTGTACAAACGTAGCGCTGTAGGGTGGGTAGCTTCTCCTTCAACACCGAGCCCAGCATCGTGCCGTACATCTGCCACAGAAACCATGTTAGTACTAAGCACGGATTCTCCCCGAGTATACTTACACGAAGCTCATCGTCGTTAAAATATAGGTATGAATACGAAGACAAACAAAGGAATACCTCCCGAAAGACCAGAGACTTCAGCCGTGGGTATCTTTTGGCAATATATTTTATCTCGTCATGAGTTATTGAGTCAGGCTTCGATCTTGATTGTGTCATTCCCATGGGTCGGTTAATAGAGAGGCTCTCAACATGCGAAGAGAACCCTGGAGTTGCTATGGACTTAAAAGAACCAGGGTCTGTGGCCTCTCCAAAGCATTTCATCAAATAGTGGCCGTTGTCTTTGCACCTCAGCTCTAAATATCGGAGGTGGATGCGAGATCCATAGCAGAGTTCATCGGCCAATGTCTTGATTCCCTCGGCAGACAGAACTCGGACATCGAGTGAGAGTGATTTGAGCGATGTCATCGCCTTGATGAAAGATGCAACACGAGACGTCGATAGTAGCTCACCAGAATAGCAGGGCGGTCTCGTGTCACAGTCATCAAAGTTGATAGCCACCTCTCTACGAAGTAGGACCGCTTTAGCATATGTATCCATAAACAAAAGACAAACAGCTCACTTACTTGATGAGACCAAGTCTCTCGCAATGTTCTCCAAGGTAGGGGGTGAAATTATAGACATCGTGGGAGATTTCACAGAGCGAGATGGAGAGTTTAACTCGAGACCATACAACACTGGTCAGATTCGCTTGAAGTCGGCGGCATGTTGCTGACAAGGACCTGGCATCCCTATTATCGGCCGCAGCACCAATAGCACAGATCAGTTCGTTAGGGAGGTCCAAAAGATTGGGGCCTGTAGATGTAGGATGTACGCGCATCTTGGCCAAAGTCGGTTTCCTTGTCGAAGGCCTCTGATTTGAGCCGAACAGTATATCCACAATGCACTGCTGTATCCCTTCTCCCAGTCTCCAGAAGGCAACCATCTTACCAGAAGCGagtgaagagaaagaagttgaCAAAGTCTGGATGCTAGAAGGAGGGGAATTTTATATAGTTTGCAGGTTTAAGGTTTTGGGAGAAAACGCTTGGGCTGCTCGAGCGCCCGCAGATGTTTGGCAAGGATAGTATCGCGACATGATCAATTTTTTGAAGCGAGTAGGTATATCATATGAGAAACCGGCGGCAAAAGAGCCCCTCCTATGTTTGAGAAAGCTGCCTGAGGAGTTGGTGATGTGATGCGAAGTGTAAGAAATCAGAGGTTTGCTGACTGCTTGATGTGAGCTCAAGAATAGGATGAAGGGAAGAAACAGTCTCCGTGTGCACAGATGAATCACACTCTACGTGTCCATGATCTGCAGGGCCTATGCTGATGTGCGAGAGCTCTACAGCGGTAAAGAGTGTGACATGCCGAGACAACCTCGTAGTTgaaaaccttattatattgGGAAAGCTTCGGCATCTAGGGCTTCGACACTGTTGTTCAGAGTCTCGTCGGCTGGGGTCTCATCATTCCGAGGTGCTGATTTGTCACAGGTTTTGCTCACGAAGAAGTTAACATTGCTACATAAACAAAGGAGAATCACACAAAAGGTCACATATTTCACGATTGAAGGGACAAGTATATTAATCAAGACAAATAGCATTGCTATGGATCCAGTTGAGCAGTTCGCCCTACTACGCCGGATATACATAAAACGCCAATGATCCTAGACGCCTGCTTGCCAATTCATCCCAATACAGATTTTCCAGCGCCCTCATCCCCCTTTATGCACATCTCATTACCCTAGGGCCAGCAACGCTAACAGAACAGACCTCGCTAATCTAAATGAAGAGGCTGCGTACAATAATCCTCCAGAGTCAAAACAAGAAAGGGAAGGTACAAGTGCAGGGGAAAAGAATAGACAAATACAAAAATTCCTGGCGTCGGGCCCGACGAGATGTAACTTGAAAAGCGGGAAGCGGATATGAAGAACAGAAGAAAATGAAAAAAAGCTTGTTGGCAAACATGTCCACGGAATTGGAAGTGTGAGAAGACACCTGGCTGAGCATTGTCATAGAGGCATTCAATCATGCGTCGAGGTTGTTGCAAGAAAAGGCTTTTGGTAATGCGACGCTCTGCTGTTGGGTTGGCTCACTCAAGGTCATCGCGAGATGCCCGCATCGTCATGAAAAGCTTGTGTGAATCCATCAAAATTCAGATGGCGCGATCGTGTTTTGACATCATTCGTAGATAAAGACTTAGCAAAGTGCAATTAAGGAACTCAATAAGCATCCTCATCAGTCCACTCGCTGCCAGAAATGATGCGGTTTCCGTCCTGGTCAATCATTACCGGTGCAGCATAAGACCCTGTCGGTGGTACTCCGCGTATACGCTTAGATTGACTGCTCATAGGACGGCCCTGATCAGGTGAGAACTGCTTGCTTCGGGTAGCTCTTAGTCTGGCATAGTAGGCATCGGACACATCAACTTCGGGTTCGctgttgtcatcatcatagGTCTCCCAGTTCTCAGATCCTGAGATATTGGTAGAGGCCATTGATTCACCCGAGATGTGTCGCACAGGGGGGGCAGCAGGACGGTAGCCTTGTGAGCGGATAGTCGCATATGGATCTTGGAAGCTCTCTTCGCTAAAGCTTGGGTGACTGCTCAAATGAGAGCTATTGCTTGGGTAACTGTACTGCGAGTGGTTGGAGTTGGATCGAGCTGTTGGTGGACGGTCGTCGTAAACATCCTCAGGCTCGACTGGACGAACAATGCTGCAAGCAAGGCCGGACGATTTGTAGGGGTTCATAGGATGCTCAAACTCGGCCTGGGCCATTATGTCGCGCATCTTGGGAGGAGGCGCTCTCATCATGGATTGGCCCGGTCGGTAGTTATCCGCACACGACTCAGCCCGAGGGCGTTCAGGAGAGTTGTTGCCGTACTTCATGTTGGATAAGGGAACTCGCGCTGGGATTCGCGAAGGGCTCCTTGCAGGGCTGAGAGGAATGCTAGATGTGGATGCATGTGTTTGGTGTCCAGGACGCTTTGGAGGTCCAGCAGTGGTAGGAGTTTTGGTCATGGATCGGGGAGGAACAGACTTGGTGTTGATACGGCTTGGTACCGACTTGATTGGCTTGGCAGTCGAGGGTGGTGGGCCAGCAGGAGTCTTGGATCGCGGTGGTAGCGCGTTCTTCTTTGATTCCTCGGCAGCCTCAATCTCTTCCAGATA includes:
- a CDS encoding hypothetical protein (TransMembrane:1 (o206-231i)); the protein is MNFANDMAPEPTTFSLHRRARSKDELVISIAPDAVCGYISERPGAQRACPADDHCYFMKLPLTGQIACCDNLTCHYNANCINSKEYFQSSKCSDGCEVDTFTLKCTNSSAPYCNTVAWEGNITDYWCNDIDITTVQSAALTYKGQVDLPEFSTLNQEDLSSLESQMSKAKTAGTAYGVPEQTSEQTSGSTAIETSADDGGSSETPVAAIVGGTVSGVAVLAATGLGLFFFLRRSKKKKQSKAASAPGYQQSPENKSPWSPGQQSGAPYYYDPTNPQSNISPDSQYVYPQAAGFSPQQNVVHEAGGEAVDPSSQPQELPAKKEPAELA
- a CDS encoding hypothetical protein (SECRETED:SignalP(1-21)~CAZy:AA2), with translation MKFTVLIAAALAAAPIPEAAAHPGMGETIKEIERIAARSWGSGWNSNKWPSKSSGGNTWGSGGSQSSGGNTWGSGGSQSSGGDSWSNSGSQTGGNSWSNGQSQSNGGGSTSWPGQSSGSDSWSNGGSQSGGQSGWTGDSFDAHSLIGDLTTVSDKSLTSVGRDIKKILQGNGNPTSRERYLGCPSMNTNQCRRDTCCVWQYISNELQDRFRGEAGRCTRWARYAVRIGFHDAGTWSLKTASQGGGADGSIILANELTRGENKGLEQIGEYYQTIYDKYHNTYGFTQVTMADLIQMGANIAAVTCPLGPRVRSFVGRKDSTKANLGGLLPRVDSDALTLINLFKDKTIGPDDLVALIGAHTTSQQHHTNIDRDGDPQDSTPGVWDILFYQQTLDQNAPKRVYKFASDEVLAQHPLTKPAFEAFASGSTGQAAWNEDYARAYVRLSLLGVNNINSLTECTKVLPQPVDSYRHKDKGRFNKWLQSDDNSYTSKTVSKDIDDGYEISIPEDKIPSRRGPWKKWSTLFKWW